A single window of BD1-7 clade bacterium DNA harbors:
- the gltX gene encoding Glutamate--tRNA ligase translates to MTEVRTRIAPSPTGDPHVGTAYIALFNLCFARQHQGKFILRIEDTDQTRSNRESEQAIFDSLRWLGLEWDEGPDVGGDFGPYRQSERGDVYTEHCSELIEKGYAFRCYRTPEELNVLRESRREQGLHAALKPSDLKLPDDEVARREAEGAPYVIRMVVPEDDGQCIVKDMLRGEIALDWSMVDAQILLKSDGMPTYHLANVVDDHLMNITHVLRGEEWINSAPKHKLLYQYFGWDMPELCHLPLLRNPDKSKLSKRKNPTSILYYQRMGFMPEAVLNYLGRMGWSMPDESEKFSLEEMHTHFNIQRVSLGGPIFDVTKLKWLNGRWLREDLTLEQLADRLQEWAFNKERLMPALAQFQPRLEVMSDLAPSAAFLFGGMLDLEEGDFTSNSKLPVEQQVDLLQFALWRLEALRHWEKDVIFAEMKTLSTQMEIKLKDFLAPIFVSIAGTTSSISVMDSMTMLGPDMSRARLRHAIDVLGGVSKKKMKKLEKAYQVLEINS, encoded by the coding sequence ATGACCGAAGTTCGTACCCGGATTGCGCCGTCGCCTACCGGTGACCCGCATGTCGGCACCGCTTATATTGCGCTGTTTAACCTGTGTTTTGCCCGTCAGCATCAGGGTAAGTTCATTCTTCGCATTGAAGATACTGATCAGACACGTAGCAATCGTGAATCCGAGCAGGCGATCTTCGATTCACTACGCTGGTTAGGGCTTGAGTGGGATGAGGGCCCAGACGTTGGCGGTGATTTTGGCCCATATCGTCAAAGCGAGCGCGGAGATGTATACACCGAACATTGCAGTGAATTGATCGAAAAGGGTTATGCATTTCGCTGTTACCGAACGCCGGAAGAGCTCAATGTGTTGCGAGAGAGTCGTCGTGAACAAGGCTTGCACGCGGCGTTGAAGCCATCAGACTTGAAGTTGCCAGATGACGAAGTTGCTCGTCGTGAAGCTGAAGGTGCCCCTTATGTTATTCGTATGGTTGTGCCAGAGGATGACGGTCAATGTATCGTTAAGGATATGCTGCGCGGAGAAATCGCGCTCGACTGGAGTATGGTCGATGCACAAATCCTATTGAAATCTGATGGTATGCCAACCTACCACTTGGCAAATGTTGTTGATGATCACTTGATGAACATTACCCACGTTCTGCGTGGCGAAGAGTGGATTAATTCGGCGCCCAAACACAAGTTGCTGTATCAGTATTTTGGTTGGGATATGCCTGAGCTTTGTCACTTGCCGCTACTGCGTAACCCTGACAAGAGCAAATTGAGCAAACGTAAAAACCCAACCAGCATTTTGTATTACCAGCGTATGGGTTTTATGCCAGAAGCTGTGCTGAACTATCTCGGCCGCATGGGGTGGTCAATGCCAGATGAAAGTGAAAAATTCTCACTGGAAGAAATGCACACACACTTTAATATTCAACGAGTTTCTTTGGGTGGTCCCATCTTTGATGTGACAAAACTGAAGTGGTTGAACGGCCGTTGGTTGCGTGAAGATTTGACGCTTGAGCAGCTGGCTGATCGCTTGCAGGAATGGGCATTCAATAAAGAGCGTTTGATGCCTGCGTTGGCTCAATTTCAGCCACGTCTTGAGGTTATGAGTGATCTGGCGCCATCGGCAGCCTTTTTGTTCGGTGGTATGTTGGATCTGGAAGAGGGTGACTTTACCAGTAACTCCAAGTTGCCGGTTGAGCAGCAGGTTGATTTACTGCAATTTGCGCTGTGGCGTTTGGAGGCTTTGCGTCACTGGGAGAAAGATGTCATCTTCGCTGAGATGAAAACACTGAGTACGCAGATGGAGATCAAACTGAAAGATTTTCTTGCGCCGATCTTTGTTAGCATTGCGGGTACTACCTCATCTATTTCGGTTATGGATTCTATGACGATGCTTGGCCCGGATATGTCTCGTGCACGTTTGCGTCATGCGATTGATGTTTTGGGCGGCGTATCCAAGAAGAAGATGAAGAAGCTGGAGAAAGCCTACCAAGTGCTTGAAATAAATAGCTAA
- the menH_3 gene encoding 2-succinyl-6-hydroxy-2,4-cyclohexadiene-1-carboxylate synthase: MNQPLFFRHQVDEHMRLACDETRSIISPDQAPWVVLSHGGGQTRHAWQDTAGALAREGWNSLAYDHRGHCESSWSSDGVYTVPHFAQDQLSIAGRLPSKPVLVGASLGGLSSLLAQGESALEHYRAIVLVDITPQMDRKGAMDVLAFMESSVAEGFETLDEVADVISVYTGRSKRVNPEGLRKNLRLCDDGRYRWHWDPAFLNIRDDWETSPERLIKAAQNIDVPMMLVRGRESDVVTLEVAEEFLQLVPNCEYVDIRDAGHMVAGDRNTVFTDAVVDFLKRLPAVS, translated from the coding sequence ATGAATCAGCCTTTGTTTTTTCGTCATCAAGTTGATGAGCATATGCGTCTTGCATGTGACGAGACTCGCTCGATCATATCGCCGGATCAGGCACCTTGGGTGGTTTTAAGTCATGGTGGCGGGCAAACGCGCCATGCGTGGCAAGATACCGCCGGTGCTCTGGCTCGCGAAGGATGGAACTCCCTAGCTTATGACCACCGTGGCCATTGTGAAAGTAGCTGGTCGTCAGACGGCGTTTATACCGTTCCGCATTTTGCCCAAGATCAGCTTTCAATTGCGGGTCGTCTACCGAGCAAGCCGGTATTGGTCGGTGCCTCATTAGGTGGGCTGTCGTCATTACTCGCTCAGGGTGAGAGCGCGCTTGAGCATTACCGTGCCATCGTCCTCGTTGATATTACTCCGCAAATGGATCGCAAAGGCGCAATGGATGTCTTGGCGTTTATGGAATCCAGTGTCGCAGAAGGGTTTGAAACGCTGGATGAGGTTGCGGATGTAATCTCGGTATACACCGGGCGCAGCAAACGGGTAAACCCCGAAGGCTTACGCAAAAACCTGCGTTTGTGTGACGATGGGCGTTATCGCTGGCACTGGGATCCGGCATTTCTCAATATACGCGACGATTGGGAAACATCGCCGGAGCGCCTGATAAAAGCCGCGCAGAACATTGATGTGCCGATGATGTTGGTGAGGGGGCGTGAGAGCGACGTTGTGACTCTTGAAGTCGCGGAGGAGTTTCTACAGCTAGTGCCAAATTGCGAGTATGTTGATATTCGTGATGCAGGGCATATGGTGGCAGGTGATCGTAATACGGTATTCACCGATGCCGTTGTCGATTTTCTCAAGCGTCTGCCCGCTGTGAGTTAG
- the cynR_2 gene encoding HTH-type transcriptional regulator CynR yields the protein MDLDLFSTFIEVSKTRHFGKAADNLYLTQSAVSARIRLLESNVNTRLFERNTKQVNLTEHGVKLLQHAEVILRAWDNAKLDLMNDNETRERLSIASTPGLWHYVFNQKIIDLLAPDEIDTCVTDQRTPGCLINTLSLAEENIRRLMIDEALDLSLVYDNINNTDVGYQKIGAMNLRLMVHQRHESCFQLKSTPYIHVNWGHSFNLFHHKQFGDTLNLALQTDNAQTAQHSLLSTGGCAYLPDILLDDSNEFVGIDKKIAPAYKRKVYACYRLQSTRKAAIETLVRKLSF from the coding sequence ATGGATCTCGACCTGTTTAGCACCTTTATCGAGGTGAGCAAAACGCGCCATTTCGGCAAAGCCGCAGACAACTTGTATCTCACCCAATCTGCGGTAAGTGCCCGAATTCGTTTACTCGAATCCAATGTGAATACACGCTTATTCGAACGCAATACCAAACAGGTAAACCTGACCGAGCACGGCGTAAAACTGTTACAGCATGCCGAAGTTATTTTGCGAGCCTGGGATAATGCAAAACTCGACCTGATGAACGATAACGAAACCAGAGAAAGACTATCTATCGCTTCAACACCCGGACTTTGGCACTACGTTTTTAACCAAAAAATCATAGACCTGTTAGCGCCGGACGAAATCGATACTTGCGTAACAGATCAGCGAACACCGGGTTGTTTAATCAATACACTATCGTTAGCTGAGGAAAATATCCGCCGCTTGATGATCGATGAGGCTTTGGATCTGTCACTTGTGTACGACAATATCAATAACACCGACGTCGGATATCAGAAAATCGGCGCAATGAATTTGCGCTTGATGGTTCACCAGCGTCATGAGTCATGTTTCCAGCTAAAAAGTACGCCCTATATTCACGTCAATTGGGGACACTCATTTAATCTGTTTCATCACAAACAATTCGGCGACACACTCAATCTCGCGCTTCAAACTGACAATGCCCAAACGGCGCAACACTCTCTCTTGAGCACAGGCGGATGCGCCTACTTGCCAGATATCCTGCTTGACGATAGCAATGAGTTTGTTGGTATCGATAAGAAAATTGCGCCTGCCTATAAACGCAAGGTTTACGCGTGCTACAGACTGCAATCAACACGCAAGGCGGCTATTGAGACGTTAGTTCGAAAACTCAGCTTTTAA
- a CDS encoding Uncharacterised protein (UPF0438 protein YifE) codes for MKIAGFDQGTPFYDNKTCPMGFSRSGHFTLQQATLIERYGNQLLALEDGKETPLTPEQAQFVDVCAGKKPPSTLLEKAWARYYTLRFDTCAVNPFGKAKVTIDEDDIDTSDDDDL; via the coding sequence ATGAAAATAGCCGGTTTTGATCAAGGTACACCGTTTTACGACAATAAAACCTGCCCTATGGGGTTCTCTAGAAGTGGGCATTTTACATTGCAACAAGCGACACTCATCGAGCGCTATGGCAATCAATTATTGGCTCTAGAGGATGGTAAGGAAACGCCACTGACACCAGAGCAAGCGCAGTTTGTTGACGTTTGCGCCGGTAAAAAACCGCCGTCAACGCTGTTAGAAAAGGCTTGGGCACGCTACTACACACTGCGGTTTGACACATGTGCGGTGAATCCCTTTGGTAAAGCGAAGGTCACTATTGATGAGGATGACATCGATACATCAGACGATGACGATCTCTAA
- the speA_1 gene encoding Biosynthetic arginine decarboxylase, with translation MTPVNFTHTDALSAQLKDWNASDGADLYGVEHWGAGYFQVDDAGQVCVNACFGSKFVSVPLIEIVEGMAERGLAMPSILRIENLLDDRIRLLNEAFANAIAQTGYANVYRGVFPIKVNQQCHVIDEIADYGQRFHHGFEAGSKAELIIALSQLRDQESLIICNGYKDAEFIELGLYAQTLGIRCFFVLETPTELPIIIECSKRLGIRPLIGVRMKSSVVVDGHWNEDSGDRSIFGLSTAALLAVVDRLRDEDMLDCLQLLHCHLGSQIPNIRNIRSGVLEACQFYAGLIAEGAPLGFLDLGGGLAVDYEGANSNSTHSMNYGLDEYCVNIVETIQETLDPLEIAHPVIVSESGRSTVAYSSLLMFNILDVRRSAPASIDLPANGECHELLNSLDQVLAAVSTVNLQECYNDSVYYRDEMRELFRRGQTTIRERALADSLHLAVLEKIAALIANVERVPPELERLPEQMADIYYGNFSLFQSLPDIWAIDQIFPVMPIHRLDEEPSRQAILADITCDCDGKIDNFTTPEGHRKTLRLHELRNEEEYYLGVFLVGAYQETLGDLHNLFGDTNVVSVYINEDGTFDFIREFQGDSIADVMSYVEYDPKQVLEQFRKKAEKAVRDGSITVKLRQQMLKAFRESLQGYTYFEQD, from the coding sequence ATGACGCCGGTTAATTTTACACATACTGATGCGTTGTCTGCCCAGCTTAAAGATTGGAATGCATCCGACGGTGCTGATCTTTATGGTGTTGAGCACTGGGGAGCCGGTTATTTTCAGGTAGACGATGCTGGGCAGGTTTGTGTTAACGCCTGTTTTGGTAGTAAATTCGTCAGCGTGCCCCTGATCGAAATTGTTGAGGGTATGGCCGAGCGTGGCTTGGCGATGCCTTCAATCTTACGAATCGAAAACCTGCTAGATGATCGAATACGGCTATTAAACGAAGCGTTTGCTAATGCCATTGCTCAAACCGGTTATGCCAATGTCTATCGGGGTGTGTTTCCGATCAAGGTTAATCAGCAATGCCATGTTATTGATGAAATTGCTGATTATGGCCAGCGTTTTCACCATGGTTTTGAAGCTGGTAGTAAAGCTGAATTAATTATCGCGCTGAGCCAGTTGCGTGATCAAGAAAGCTTGATCATCTGTAATGGCTATAAGGATGCTGAGTTCATCGAGCTGGGCCTGTATGCACAGACCTTGGGCATTCGCTGCTTTTTTGTATTAGAGACCCCAACAGAGCTTCCTATTATTATCGAGTGTTCGAAACGGTTAGGTATTCGCCCGCTTATTGGCGTGCGGATGAAATCGTCAGTGGTGGTAGATGGCCATTGGAATGAAGATTCAGGTGATCGCTCAATATTCGGGTTGTCGACAGCCGCGTTACTCGCGGTTGTTGATCGATTACGTGATGAGGACATGCTCGATTGCTTGCAGCTATTGCATTGCCATCTAGGCTCTCAAATTCCCAATATCCGTAACATACGCTCCGGCGTGCTTGAGGCATGCCAATTTTATGCGGGTTTGATTGCTGAAGGTGCACCACTGGGCTTTCTGGATCTTGGCGGCGGGTTGGCCGTGGATTATGAAGGCGCAAATTCCAATTCGACACACAGTATGAATTACGGGTTAGATGAATATTGTGTCAATATCGTTGAGACCATTCAGGAAACGCTCGATCCGCTCGAGATTGCGCATCCGGTGATTGTGTCAGAATCCGGGCGTTCAACCGTCGCTTACTCCTCGTTATTGATGTTCAACATTCTGGATGTTCGGCGCAGTGCACCGGCATCCATTGATTTGCCGGCAAACGGTGAGTGTCATGAGTTGCTGAATAGTCTCGATCAAGTGCTTGCTGCTGTATCGACTGTCAATTTGCAGGAGTGTTATAACGATTCGGTTTACTACCGTGATGAGATGCGCGAGCTGTTCCGCCGTGGTCAAACCACGATTCGTGAGCGTGCACTGGCGGATAGTTTACACCTCGCCGTGCTGGAAAAAATTGCGGCGTTGATTGCCAATGTTGAGCGTGTACCTCCTGAATTAGAACGGTTACCAGAGCAGATGGCCGATATCTATTATGGCAACTTCAGTTTGTTTCAATCTCTGCCGGATATTTGGGCTATTGACCAGATATTCCCAGTGATGCCGATCCACCGCTTAGATGAAGAACCTTCAAGGCAAGCGATTTTGGCGGACATCACCTGTGACTGTGATGGAAAAATTGACAATTTCACGACGCCAGAAGGTCATCGAAAAACCCTGCGACTGCATGAGCTGCGTAACGAAGAAGAGTACTACCTAGGCGTATTTCTGGTTGGTGCCTATCAGGAAACGTTGGGGGATCTCCATAATCTGTTCGGGGATACCAATGTCGTGTCTGTTTACATCAACGAAGACGGGACGTTCGACTTTATTCGAGAGTTCCAAGGCGACAGCATCGCCGATGTGATGAGCTATGTGGAATATGACCCTAAACAGGTGCTTGAGCAATTTCGTAAGAAAGCCGAGAAAGCTGTACGTGATGGCAGTATAACGGTTAAGTTACGTCAACAAATGCTCAAGGCGTTTCGAGAGAGTCTGCAGGGCTATACCTACTTCGAACAGGATTAA
- a CDS encoding Carboxynorspermidine synthase, with amino-acid sequence MSKVMIIGAGGVGGVVTHKCAQLPEVFTDIILASRTESKCKAIAAQIDRNIRTAQVDADNVPELVTLLKKESPELVINVALPYQDLTIMDACLEAGVHYMDTANYEPLDTAKFEYKWQWAYQEKFKQAGLTALLGSGFDPGATNVFTAYLAKHYFDEIHELDIIDVNGGDHGYPFATNFNPEINIREVTAECRHWENGGFIETPAMSKKASFTCPEDVGTFNIYRMYHEELESLVINYPTIKRAQFWMSFSESYLTHLEVLGNVGMTGIEPIDYDGQKIVPIQFLKALLPDPSTLGPRTRGRTCIGVVAKGVKDGRERVMYCYNICDHQACYAEVQSQAISYTTGVPAMIGAKQMLQKQWLAPGVWNIEQFDPDPFMADMNQYGLPWKVVELTDFDLDH; translated from the coding sequence ATGTCTAAAGTCATGATAATCGGTGCTGGTGGTGTTGGCGGTGTCGTCACTCATAAGTGTGCTCAATTACCGGAGGTGTTTACCGACATCATATTGGCGAGCCGTACCGAGTCAAAATGTAAGGCGATTGCGGCTCAAATTGATCGCAATATCCGCACGGCTCAAGTGGATGCCGATAACGTTCCTGAGCTGGTTACTTTGCTGAAAAAAGAATCCCCTGAACTTGTTATCAATGTTGCCTTACCGTATCAAGACTTAACCATTATGGATGCTTGCCTCGAGGCCGGTGTTCACTATATGGATACCGCAAATTACGAGCCTTTGGATACCGCCAAATTTGAATATAAATGGCAGTGGGCCTATCAGGAGAAATTTAAACAAGCTGGCTTAACAGCATTACTCGGCAGCGGTTTTGACCCTGGGGCAACCAACGTCTTTACGGCGTATCTGGCTAAACACTATTTTGATGAGATCCACGAACTCGATATTATCGATGTTAACGGCGGTGATCACGGCTACCCATTTGCGACCAACTTCAACCCGGAAATCAATATCCGAGAAGTGACCGCAGAGTGCCGACATTGGGAAAACGGCGGTTTTATTGAAACACCGGCCATGTCGAAAAAAGCCAGTTTCACGTGTCCGGAAGATGTCGGTACCTTCAATATTTACAGGATGTACCACGAAGAGCTGGAATCGTTGGTGATTAACTACCCGACCATCAAGCGGGCGCAGTTCTGGATGAGCTTTTCAGAGAGCTATTTAACCCACCTTGAGGTGCTTGGTAATGTGGGTATGACCGGCATTGAACCGATCGACTACGATGGCCAAAAAATTGTACCGATACAGTTTTTGAAAGCTTTGCTGCCTGATCCGTCGACGCTTGGGCCGCGCACTCGGGGGCGGACTTGCATTGGCGTTGTCGCCAAAGGCGTTAAAGACGGTCGTGAGCGAGTCATGTATTGCTACAACATTTGTGACCATCAGGCGTGTTATGCCGAAGTGCAATCTCAAGCGATTTCATACACGACGGGCGTACCGGCTATGATTGGCGCCAAACAAATGTTACAGAAGCAATGGTTGGCTCCGGGTGTTTGGAATATCGAACAATTCGACCCCGATCCATTTATGGCGGATATGAATCAGTATGGATTGCCGTGGAAGGTCGTTGAATTAACCGATTTCGATCTAGATCACTAA
- the nspC_1 gene encoding Carboxynorspermidine/carboxyspermidine decarboxylase, with the protein MQFSDFSKLDLSRVSTPCFVVDEAALQRNLAILHDVAERSGAKILGALKAFSMWHFAPLTAKYLAGTCASGLHEARLGYEKYGGEVHVYAAGYTEADLQEMLTFANHVVFNSCSQWQRFQPLIRAASETRPELKFGLRINPEHSEGDVDIYNPCASGSRLGVVRSQLDEAQLDGISGLHFHTLCEQMYEPLDRTLDAVEARFGDLLHSLEWVNFGGGHHITVPGYDIEALISRVIAFSEKYGVQVYLEPGEAVAVGTGVLVAEVLDIGFNTLPQAILNASATCHMPDILEMPYRADILGAGQAGEKAHTYRLGGLTCLAGDVMGDYSFDTPLVVGQKLIFEDMAHYTMVKTSTFNGARLPDIVVWNSVTDALNVIKRFNYDDFLSRLS; encoded by the coding sequence ATGCAATTTAGCGACTTTAGCAAACTCGATCTTTCTCGTGTATCGACGCCGTGTTTTGTTGTTGATGAAGCTGCCTTACAGCGCAATTTAGCGATATTACACGATGTAGCCGAGCGCAGTGGTGCGAAGATCTTGGGCGCATTAAAGGCCTTTTCGATGTGGCACTTTGCGCCGTTGACAGCCAAATACCTGGCAGGAACCTGTGCTAGCGGGTTGCATGAGGCTCGCCTGGGATATGAAAAATACGGCGGCGAAGTACACGTGTATGCCGCAGGCTACACAGAAGCTGACCTGCAAGAGATGTTAACTTTCGCGAATCATGTGGTGTTTAACAGTTGTTCTCAATGGCAGCGTTTTCAGCCTTTGATTCGTGCCGCGAGTGAAACACGCCCAGAGCTGAAGTTCGGGTTGAGGATTAACCCTGAACACTCAGAAGGTGATGTCGATATCTACAATCCTTGTGCCAGTGGTTCACGATTAGGTGTTGTTCGATCACAGTTGGACGAAGCCCAGTTAGACGGAATCAGTGGTTTACATTTTCATACGTTGTGTGAACAAATGTATGAACCGTTAGATCGTACGCTAGATGCAGTAGAGGCACGATTTGGAGACCTTTTACATAGTCTTGAATGGGTAAACTTTGGGGGCGGGCATCACATTACTGTGCCTGGGTATGATATCGAGGCATTAATAAGTCGGGTCATCGCATTCTCTGAAAAGTACGGTGTTCAGGTGTATCTAGAGCCAGGAGAAGCAGTCGCTGTGGGTACGGGTGTATTAGTTGCTGAGGTGCTCGATATCGGTTTTAACACATTACCTCAGGCGATACTCAATGCATCGGCAACCTGCCATATGCCAGATATTCTAGAAATGCCGTATCGTGCAGATATTCTCGGAGCAGGGCAGGCCGGTGAAAAAGCGCATACCTACCGGCTTGGCGGGTTAACTTGTTTGGCGGGCGATGTCATGGGCGACTACAGCTTTGATACACCACTGGTGGTTGGTCAGAAGCTGATTTTTGAAGACATGGCTCACTATACTATGGTAAAAACGTCTACGTTCAACGG